A stretch of the Proteiniborus ethanoligenes genome encodes the following:
- the htpG gene encoding molecular chaperone HtpG produces the protein MVKKEFKAESKRLLDLMINSIYTHKEIFLRELISNASDAIDKMYYRALTDKSLTFNKDDYYIKIVADKNNRTLSILDTGIGMTKEELEENLGTIAQSGSFAFKKENELRDGYDIIGQFGVGFYSAFMVADSVTVISKALGSQESYKWESTGADGYTIEPCTKENVGTEIILKLKENTDDEKYDEFLEEYRLRAIIKKYSDFIRYPIKMDTSTMALKEGTEDEYEEVIEEKIINSMVPIWRKNKNELTKEDYENFYSEKHYGFDEPLKYIHISADGAVRYNAILFIPEKMPFDFYTNEYEKGLELYSSGVLIMNKCPDLIPDYFSFVKGMVDSEDLSLNISREMLQHDRQLKVIAKRIKERVKSELQLMLKNERDKYEEFFKTFGKQLKYGVYSDFGQNKETLQDLLIFYSSTEKKMVTLEEYIERMKEDQKYIYYASGDSIDKIDKMPQTDILSEKGYEILYFTDDIDEFAIRMLMNYKDKEFKSVSSGDLGIEDNAKEEQTSETEVNKEIFDFMKEALSDKIIDVRASKRLKNHPVCLATDGELTIEMEKILSTMPNNPNIKAEKILEINTNHHVFKALEDAYKHDKDKLKLYTNVLYNQALLIEGLPIGDPVEFTDNICKLMI, from the coding sequence ATGGTAAAAAAAGAGTTTAAAGCAGAATCAAAGAGATTGCTTGATCTTATGATTAACTCCATTTACACTCATAAGGAAATTTTCTTAAGAGAGCTTATTTCCAATGCTAGTGATGCAATCGATAAAATGTATTATAGAGCCTTAACAGATAAGAGCTTAACCTTTAACAAAGATGATTATTATATTAAGATTGTAGCCGATAAAAATAATAGAACTTTGAGTATATTAGACACTGGTATTGGAATGACAAAAGAAGAGTTAGAAGAAAATCTTGGGACAATAGCACAAAGTGGTTCCTTTGCATTTAAAAAAGAAAATGAATTAAGAGACGGATATGATATTATAGGACAGTTTGGTGTAGGTTTTTACTCTGCTTTTATGGTGGCTGATTCTGTTACTGTTATAAGTAAAGCCTTAGGAAGTCAAGAAAGCTATAAATGGGAATCAACAGGTGCTGATGGATATACTATTGAGCCCTGTACGAAAGAAAATGTTGGTACAGAAATTATCTTAAAATTAAAAGAAAATACAGATGACGAAAAATATGATGAATTTTTAGAAGAATACAGATTAAGAGCTATTATAAAAAAATACTCTGATTTTATAAGATATCCTATAAAAATGGATACTAGCACAATGGCTCTTAAAGAAGGTACAGAGGATGAGTATGAAGAAGTAATTGAAGAAAAGATAATCAATAGTATGGTTCCAATATGGCGTAAAAACAAAAATGAGCTAACTAAGGAAGATTATGAAAATTTTTATTCAGAAAAACACTATGGCTTTGATGAACCACTAAAATATATTCATATAAGTGCTGATGGTGCAGTAAGATATAATGCTATTTTATTTATTCCTGAAAAGATGCCTTTTGACTTTTATACTAATGAATATGAAAAGGGATTAGAGTTATACTCTAGTGGGGTTCTAATAATGAATAAATGTCCAGACCTAATTCCAGATTATTTTAGCTTTGTTAAAGGAATGGTTGACTCAGAGGATTTATCTCTAAATATATCAAGAGAAATGCTTCAGCATGATAGACAATTAAAGGTAATTGCTAAAAGAATTAAAGAAAGAGTTAAGAGCGAATTGCAGCTAATGCTTAAAAATGAAAGAGATAAATATGAGGAATTCTTCAAAACCTTTGGGAAACAGCTTAAATATGGAGTCTATAGTGATTTTGGTCAAAACAAAGAAACACTTCAAGATTTATTAATATTCTACTCTTCTACAGAAAAGAAAATGGTTACTTTAGAAGAATATATAGAAAGAATGAAAGAGGATCAAAAATATATTTATTATGCTTCAGGGGATTCTATTGACAAAATTGATAAAATGCCTCAAACCGATATCCTATCAGAAAAAGGCTATGAAATATTGTATTTTACTGACGATATTGATGAATTTGCTATTCGTATGCTAATGAATTACAAAGATAAGGAATTTAAATCTGTTTCAAGTGGGGATTTAGGTATAGAAGATAACGCTAAAGAAGAACAAACATCTGAAACTGAAGTAAATAAAGAAATATTTGATTTTATGAAAGAAGCTTTATCAGATAAGATAATAGATGTCAGAGCATCAAAAAGACTAAAAAACCATCCTGTATGTCTTGCAACTGATGGAGAACTAACTATAGAAATGGAAAAAATATTAAGCACTATGCCTAACAATCCAAATATTAAGGCTGAGAAGATTTTAGAAATCAATACTAATCATCATGTGTTTAAAGCCTTAGAAGATGCCTATAAACATGATAAGGATAAGCTTAAATTGTATACTAATGTTCTATATAACCAAGCATTGCTTATTGAAGGATTGCCAATAGGTGATCCTGTAGAGTTCACCGATAATATATGTAAGCTTATGATATAA
- a CDS encoding GIY-YIG nuclease family protein, whose translation MVYVYMVRCKNNALYTGWTTDLERRIIEHNNGTGSKYTRANRPVELVYFEEIDDKFAATKREYAIKQLNKAEKELLVSSFKLQTSCE comes from the coding sequence ATGGTTTATGTATATATGGTAAGATGCAAAAACAATGCACTATATACTGGTTGGACTACGGATTTAGAACGTAGAATAATTGAACATAATAATGGAACAGGCTCTAAATACACAAGAGCCAATAGACCAGTGGAGCTTGTATATTTTGAAGAAATAGATGATAAATTTGCAGCTACCAAAAGAGAATATGCTATAAAACAGCTAAATAAAGCAGAAAAAGAGCTACTTGTAAGTAGTTTCAAATTGCAGACAAGTTGTGAGTAG
- a CDS encoding SbcC/MukB-like Walker B domain-containing protein, which produces MLKISGLNSFLEEQSVDFERLTERGLFGIFGPTGSGKSSILDAITLSLYGQTARKSSMYINTETDKLFISFDFEVGHGNERKKYKVERSLKKNKDGGINTTIARLIVYDKNGNQEQIIEGRTAVENELQNNIVGLNFNDFIRTVVLPQGKFSEFLTLTGTGRNEMLERILGLEEYGEKLNRKARNKRDIIKQNLNRIQGELSRYEGVSEEEINLLNKELAELIQNEVKLKTKIKELNEAYEKYNRIRNLQKELKDYFTKQNSLKEKQEEFRIKKEKLIKGKNSLNVIPHINNLKQTQKDLETNIQALKQYNMDIEKLNSLIEEKEKEYNIALDKRQNEYPNLLHKKSKVEDAIGILKQKEEIEQEIKGLKAKYIDLEKGIKIDSDKNKELLLKEADIDKKIEEKEEDINNKSVSSEYRKRLNHAYDLEKRYLQLRKDKKNFQIEKNNTINNIEKNNKELKEILNQLNSIEGTIKELDIKKAELESKKPKDVNEISYFQKKIFDLSSEIEKQKEINEKFDKLIKLQKEIEKGKNILDSRYIKLDIELKSKDEKLDEIKQEAVELERKSLASILRKQLIYSEPCPVCGSTHHPNPAILFDEGEISEKQSLIKELEAEVNLLKIDLVRLEEEIKNKTSEYEKNEEALKELKGIFSQSQLDKLEEERKTLEEKINLAQDYRTKWEEENKALDDRLTKNREEKNLLTNKNTEYKTNRDRDKDVLDKIETKLSEIEAETGTVFEDYNNFIKELNITNATDRIKEINKLDEEIELIAKQLKQLREENKTTKFDIEQISKKMNKNNEEIKLTRQSIDNKNNRVTELNLNIEQIVGKEEPLKLKAQIEKTITEILDKERELKACLDSENDKKNKLNEEITGLEKAIQILKDSSIALENNLIKSLSDNNFNSIEEVINSKVENNEIESLEKDIEAYTNEVKDTENNISRIRKELNGEEIQEEEWQIIIKNKDEAYIKHSELIEEIGKKKNKIDEMNKSLKEVEKLKAEASNLEKRWDMLNEILELTKAKRFVEYVSRSHLIYIARLASERLREITRGRYDLEYDSNNNFAIIDNHNGGARRECNSLSGGETFLTSLSLALALSSKIQLKGTTSLEFFFLDEGFGTLDANLLDVVMTSLERLYNESLSVGIISHVEELKNRVPVKLLVAPAVAGVHGTKVKMEYS; this is translated from the coding sequence ATGCTTAAAATATCAGGATTAAATAGTTTTCTAGAAGAGCAATCAGTTGATTTTGAAAGATTAACTGAAAGAGGTTTATTTGGAATATTTGGGCCTACAGGCAGCGGTAAGTCATCTATCTTAGATGCAATAACTCTTTCCCTATATGGACAAACTGCTAGAAAGTCAAGTATGTATATAAATACAGAAACAGATAAGCTATTTATATCCTTTGACTTTGAAGTAGGACATGGCAACGAAAGAAAAAAATATAAGGTGGAGAGAAGTTTAAAGAAGAATAAGGATGGTGGAATCAATACTACTATAGCAAGATTAATAGTATATGATAAAAACGGAAATCAAGAACAAATTATAGAAGGTAGAACTGCAGTAGAGAATGAGCTGCAAAATAATATTGTCGGGCTAAATTTTAATGACTTTATTAGGACAGTAGTATTGCCTCAAGGAAAATTTAGTGAATTTTTAACCCTTACAGGGACTGGAAGAAATGAAATGCTGGAGAGAATTTTAGGACTTGAAGAATATGGAGAAAAGCTTAATAGAAAAGCAAGAAATAAAAGAGACATCATAAAGCAAAATTTAAATAGAATACAAGGAGAGCTTAGCAGATACGAAGGTGTGTCTGAGGAAGAGATAAATCTGCTAAATAAGGAGCTGGCAGAGCTTATTCAAAATGAAGTAAAATTAAAAACTAAGATAAAAGAGCTTAATGAAGCCTACGAAAAATATAATAGAATACGTAATTTACAAAAGGAATTAAAGGATTATTTTACTAAACAAAATAGCTTAAAGGAAAAACAAGAGGAATTTAGAATTAAAAAAGAGAAACTGATTAAAGGAAAAAACTCTTTAAATGTAATACCACATATTAACAATCTAAAACAAACCCAGAAAGACCTTGAAACAAATATTCAAGCTTTAAAACAATACAATATGGACATAGAAAAACTAAACTCTCTTATAGAGGAAAAAGAAAAAGAGTACAACATAGCTTTAGATAAAAGACAAAATGAATACCCTAATTTGCTCCATAAAAAATCTAAGGTAGAAGATGCTATCGGAATATTAAAACAAAAAGAAGAAATAGAACAAGAGATAAAGGGATTAAAAGCAAAATATATTGACTTAGAAAAAGGCATCAAAATAGATTCTGACAAAAATAAAGAACTATTACTCAAAGAAGCAGATATAGATAAAAAAATTGAAGAAAAAGAAGAAGATATAAATAACAAATCAGTTTCTTCAGAGTATAGAAAAAGGCTAAATCACGCATATGATTTAGAGAAAAGATACTTACAGTTGAGAAAAGATAAGAAAAACTTCCAAATTGAAAAAAATAATACAATAAATAATATAGAAAAAAACAATAAAGAATTAAAAGAAATTCTGAACCAATTAAATAGTATAGAAGGCACAATAAAAGAGCTAGATATTAAAAAAGCGGAATTAGAATCAAAAAAACCTAAAGACGTTAATGAGATATCATATTTTCAGAAAAAAATCTTTGACTTATCATCAGAAATTGAAAAACAAAAAGAAATAAATGAAAAATTTGATAAATTGATAAAATTACAAAAGGAAATTGAAAAAGGGAAAAATATCCTTGACAGCAGATATATTAAATTAGACATAGAACTTAAGTCTAAGGATGAAAAGCTAGATGAAATAAAACAGGAAGCAGTAGAATTAGAGCGTAAAAGCTTAGCTAGTATTTTAAGGAAACAATTGATATATTCAGAGCCTTGCCCTGTTTGTGGCTCTACACATCATCCAAATCCTGCAATATTATTTGATGAGGGGGAAATATCAGAAAAGCAGTCATTAATTAAAGAATTAGAAGCAGAAGTTAATTTGTTAAAAATTGACTTAGTCAGATTAGAAGAAGAAATAAAAAATAAGACTAGTGAGTATGAGAAGAATGAAGAAGCTCTCAAGGAACTTAAAGGGATATTTTCACAGAGCCAATTAGATAAATTAGAAGAAGAAAGAAAAACTTTAGAAGAAAAAATTAACCTTGCACAAGACTATAGAACAAAATGGGAAGAAGAAAATAAGGCCTTGGATGATAGACTTACAAAAAACAGGGAAGAAAAAAACCTATTAACTAATAAGAATACAGAATATAAAACAAACCGAGATAGAGATAAAGATGTTCTAGATAAGATTGAAACTAAGTTATCAGAAATCGAAGCGGAAACAGGAACCGTTTTTGAGGATTATAATAATTTCATTAAAGAATTAAACATTACTAATGCAACAGATAGAATAAAAGAAATAAATAAATTAGATGAAGAAATAGAACTAATCGCAAAACAGTTAAAACAGCTTAGAGAAGAAAATAAAACGACAAAATTTGACATAGAACAGATTTCTAAGAAAATGAATAAAAATAATGAAGAAATAAAGCTTACAAGACAGTCAATTGACAATAAAAACAATAGAGTAACTGAGCTAAATCTTAACATTGAGCAAATTGTAGGAAAAGAAGAGCCTCTAAAATTAAAAGCACAAATTGAAAAAACAATTACTGAAATACTAGACAAAGAAAGGGAATTAAAAGCTTGTTTAGATAGTGAGAATGATAAAAAGAATAAACTTAATGAAGAGATAACAGGATTAGAAAAGGCTATCCAAATACTTAAGGATTCTTCTATTGCTCTAGAGAATAATTTAATTAAATCATTGTCCGACAATAATTTTAATTCTATTGAAGAAGTAATTAATAGTAAAGTTGAAAATAATGAGATTGAAAGCTTGGAAAAAGATATTGAAGCTTACACTAACGAAGTAAAAGATACTGAAAACAATATTTCTAGAATAAGGAAAGAATTAAATGGTGAAGAGATACAGGAGGAAGAGTGGCAGATTATTATAAAGAACAAGGACGAAGCGTATATCAAACATAGTGAGCTAATAGAGGAAATAGGAAAGAAAAAGAATAAAATTGATGAAATGAATAAAAGTTTAAAGGAAGTTGAAAAATTAAAAGCAGAAGCCTCAAACCTAGAGAAAAGGTGGGATATGCTAAATGAAATACTTGAGTTAACAAAAGCAAAAAGATTTGTTGAATATGTATCCAGGAGCCATTTAATTTACATAGCTAGACTAGCTTCAGAAAGGCTTAGAGAAATAACTAGAGGAAGATATGATTTAGAATATGACTCCAACAATAATTTTGCAATAATTGATAACCACAATGGAGGGGCTAGAAGAGAGTGTAACTCTTTGTCAGGGGGAGAAACTTTTCTTACATCACTTTCACTTGCTTTAGCATTATCATCAAAAATTCAATTAAAGGGAACCACTTCTTTAGAATTCTTTTTTCTAGATGAAGGCTTTGGAACTTTAGATGCTAATCTTTTAGATGTGGTTATGACTTCTCTTGAAAGGCTATACAATGAAAGCCTAAGTGTTGGAATTATCAGCCATGTAGAGGAACTAAAAAACAGAGTACCAGTAAAGCTTTTAGTCGCTCCGGCAGTAGCGGGAGTACATGGAACAAAGGTAAAAATGGAATATAGCTAA
- a CDS encoding PRK06851 family protein, whose translation MAKIRRMFPGGNTSKGFFSYYDNIINRKDANKIIILKGGPGTGKSSMMRNIGKYMLEKGYDVEYHHCSSDKDSIDCVMIPKLKVAVLDGTAPHVIDPKYPGAVDMIVNLGEYWDSKGLENNKEEIIKVIDRNSKFYKSAYKYFEAARLIQEDTIWKMEEVMNFSKVNILIHDLVKEILGNLKVVEKIGKERHLFGSAFTPSGWVDHTDTLLRDVEKTYYIKGELGTGKTTLMKNIYKEAIQRGLDVEIFHTPLIPEKIETIIIKDLSIALSIMDWAKDNNYKTIDFKNYMNKEISNNYEEDIKENKKNYEKLISIAINKLAGAKKNHDMMEAQYIPNMNYNEIEKVRDKLIQIILKYEQS comes from the coding sequence ATGGCAAAGATTAGAAGGATGTTTCCAGGTGGCAATACATCAAAAGGATTTTTTTCATACTATGACAATATAATAAATAGAAAAGATGCAAATAAAATAATAATATTAAAAGGAGGACCAGGAACAGGAAAATCTTCAATGATGCGAAATATTGGAAAGTATATGCTTGAGAAAGGATATGATGTAGAGTACCATCATTGTTCTTCGGATAAAGATTCTATCGACTGTGTTATGATACCTAAGTTAAAGGTTGCAGTATTAGATGGCACTGCACCACATGTTATAGACCCTAAGTATCCAGGTGCTGTAGATATGATAGTAAATCTAGGTGAATACTGGGACTCTAAAGGTTTAGAAAATAATAAAGAAGAAATAATAAAAGTAATAGATAGAAACAGTAAGTTTTATAAAAGTGCATATAAATATTTTGAAGCAGCAAGGCTTATTCAAGAAGATACTATTTGGAAGATGGAAGAAGTAATGAATTTTAGTAAGGTTAATATACTAATCCACGATTTAGTAAAGGAAATATTGGGAAATTTAAAGGTAGTAGAGAAAATAGGGAAAGAAAGACATTTGTTTGGTAGCGCATTTACACCAAGTGGATGGGTAGATCATACAGATACATTGCTAAGAGATGTAGAAAAAACCTATTACATAAAAGGGGAGCTAGGAACAGGAAAAACAACATTGATGAAAAATATATATAAGGAAGCAATTCAAAGAGGTTTAGATGTAGAGATATTTCACACACCATTAATACCTGAAAAAATAGAAACTATAATAATTAAGGATTTAAGTATAGCATTATCTATAATGGATTGGGCTAAAGATAATAATTATAAGACAATAGATTTTAAGAATTATATGAACAAAGAAATATCAAATAACTATGAAGAAGATATAAAGGAAAATAAAAAAAATTATGAGAAATTAATATCAATAGCCATTAATAAATTAGCAGGTGCTAAGAAAAATCATGATATGATGGAAGCACAGTATATTCCTAATATGAACTATAACGAAATTGAAAAAGTAAGAGATAAATTGATTCAAATAATATTAAAATATGAACAATCATAA